A DNA window from Drosophila pseudoobscura strain MV-25-SWS-2005 chromosome 2, UCI_Dpse_MV25, whole genome shotgun sequence contains the following coding sequences:
- the Efa6 gene encoding putative uncharacterized protein DDB_G0293878 isoform X8, with translation MTEELKVVLRRSEQHSGFGFSLLGSTGPPHVIYDIVENSPAADCGSVEAGDVILKVNGTDVHRYTTKEVLKCLRLSEQLVTLELKRDPKLKARIKEQLANTQSPHYVDIESPNIYDYSSSHSANSSPNHRPNNSKVSSPAAASGLRFKSPTHLPSLRQNSSTLLASGSTTTTTHTHSRNSSASSTKIKVVETTIQTTSSTITTSAAPTSPTGSDATSPTHRPSRIPQARKCPAPKPVPVLHSPQNKRPRSSQIPTKASNGNGNGNGSAHNSQLPPQLLQHSNSYSGSPVTRPRISTEREPDTEREPEPNSAPPQSAKAPRFEAFMMTGDLILNLSRTPQTSNHLTTQAKKVDSLRDSPIRQANSRMNGALAPRASGESSPTSSSSVDSPTNTSSDSVKREAKLQRKQHPQQQQQHQQQRDSINNSYNRKDSLTNDTLLMCEELERDEEGEYVLEEDSKHQHQRQRQHQQRYRQQQQQQRYEYYQNDDELDEEQEQEVEAEAEEEREEDQTHYDITNIETYQSGMGRGDEDDSDRQCLVEDDDDDDDAYDEEENDAGDEDYSTNSLGSGSTKQRLRALKQRAATRQQQQRNRDAVDCAARMPGYSASGSTSSTTVKSEAAGGMGIPMGVGLGAANTSQDETSFSVPTSPISLSTPLIDKETANSVPTSPEPSSLAPESSSGAAGVVVVRRHHNGHVVRKCDAAGFRTSKSEDHLQQIQREGIAAVIPIDIDEDVNSSLNTLLDTRQDSEDSQASDRDRIVWTYNAPLQPHQLQQIQQQQQQQQLHQQQQQQILLQQQQQQQQQQQQQQQQQQFYGGMVLSDPSDSDSTILVSDGAALQRQQLKQQLRAQQQQQRDRDRDQSEHKVVIQVRGMDNNGGGGGSAARSEDDVVTLTDEQPHTTMSSGAGAGAQGTRDASPPVSDDGSDVESLHSYHYSPKAVDMPSAIRLAKRLYSLDGFKKSDVSRHLSKNNDFSRAVADEYLKHFTFEKKSLDQSLREFLQQFSLSGETQERERVLVHFSKRFLDCNPGTFNSQDAVHTLTCAIMLLNTDLHGQNMNRKMSCAEFVDNLADLNDGENFPKDILKLLYQAIKTKPLEWALDDDAGDLQQRGNNALGNVGQNPFLDAPELATAVEYKKGYVMRKCCYDSSYKKTPFGKRSWKMFYCTLRDLVLYLHKDEHGFRKSQMSDNLHNAIRIHHALATKANDYTKKQHVFRLQTSDQAEYLFQTSDSKELHSWVETINYVCAAISAPPLEGGVGSQKRFQRPLLPSKQTKLMVKEQLESHEVQLAQLEQELNEHKKGPIPSKGLPLQNYKEKESYLQYELRRYRTYVSILSAKMLADQQQLELQALQPTQAILDEEADTFPVGNSCSPTTPPSINIQEQQQKEQQRQPHSSNRYSQQPRASGSSSSSSGGNVQQDIG, from the exons GTTGAAGCCGGGGATGTCATCCTCAAAGTCAATGGAACCGATGTCCATCGCTATACAACGAAGGAGG TTCTCAAATGCCTGCGATTGTCCGAACAGTTGGTGACCTTGGAACTGAAGCGAG ATCCTAAGCTCAAGGCACGAATTAAAGAGCAGCTGGCCAACACACAGAGTCCACACTATGTGGATATTGAATCTCCCAACATCTACGactacagcagcagccacagcgcCAATTCCTCACCCAACCATCGTCCGAACAACAGCAAGGTATCTTCTCCGGCGGCGGCCAGCGGACTGCGCTTCAAGTCGCCCACACACTTGCCATCGCTGCGGCAGAACTCCTCGACGCTGCTGGCCAGTGGATCCACCACTACgaccacccacacacacagccgcaACTCCTCGGCCAGCTCCACAAAGATAAAGGTGGTGGAGACCACCATTCAGACGACATCATCAACCATCACCACAAGTGCAGCGCCAACGTCGCCAACGGGCTCGGACGCCACCTCGCCCACGCACCGACCCTCACGCATTCCACAGGCGCGAAAGTGCCCGGCGCCCAAGCCCGTGCCCGTGCTCCATTCGCCACAAAATAAGCGGCCACGCTCCTCGCAGATACCCACAAAGGCATcgaacggcaacggcaacggtaACGGGAGTGCACACAACTCCCAGCTGCCACCGCAATTGTTGCAGCACTCGAACAGCTACAGCGGCAGTCCCGTGACCCGGCCACGGATCTCCACAGAGCGCGAGCCGGACACAGAGAGGGAACCAGAACCGAATTCGGCACCACCGCAATCGGCGAAGGCGCCACGCTTTGAGGCTTTCATGATGACGGGAGATCTGATCTTGAATCTGTCCAGGACACCACAGACCAGCAATCACCTAACGACCCAGGCCAAGAAG GTTGACAGTCTGCGTGATTCGCCGATTCGTCAGGCCAATTCCCGGATGAATGGCGCCCTAGCGCCCCGAGCTTCGGGAGAATCCTCGCCCACATCCTCTTCCTCGGTGGACTCGCCCACCAACACCAGCTCGGATTCGGTGAAGCGTGAGGCGAAGCTGCAGCGCAAACAAcacccgcagcagcagcagcaacatcagcagcagcgggacaGCATCAACAACAGCTACAACCGTAAGGATTCGCTCACCAACGACACGCTGCTGATGTGCGAGGAGCTGGAGCGCGATGAGGAGGGCGAGTATGTGCTCGAGGAGGACAGcaagcatcagcatcagcgtcaacgccagcaccagcaacgctatcgtcagcagcagcagcagcaacgataCGAGTACTACCAGAACGATGACGAGCTggacgaggagcaggagcaggaggtggaagcagaggcggaggaggagcgcgAGGAGGATCAGACCCACTACGACATCACCAACATAGAGACGTACCAGAGCGGGATGGGGCGCGGCGATGAGGATGACAGCGACCGCCAGTGCCTGGTCGaagacgacgatgacgatgacgatgcctacgacgaggaggagaacgATGCCGGCGACGAGGATTACTCAACCAATTCGCTGGGCTCCGGATCTACGAAGCAGCGACTGCGCGCCCTCAAGCAGCGTGCCGCAAcgcgacaacagcagcagcgcaatCGAGATGCGGTCGATTGTGCTGCCCGCATGCCCGGCTACTCTGCCTCGGGCTCCACCTCGTCCACAACGGTCAAGAGTGAGGCGGCCGGCGGCATGGGCATTCCCATGGGCGTGGGGCTGGGCGCAGCCAATACCTCGCAGGACGAGACCTCCTTCTCAGTGCCAACATCGCCCATTTCGCTGTCGACGCCCCTGATCGACAAGGAGACGGCCAATTCGGTGCCCACCAGCCCGGAGCCGAGCTCTTTGGCTCCCGAGTCGAGTAGTGGGGCTGCTGGTGTCGTTGTTGTGCGACGCCACCACAACGGGCATGTGGTGCGCAAATGCGATGCCGCCGGCTTCCGCACCAGCAAGTCCGAGGATCATCTGCAGCAGATCCAGCGCGAGGGCATTGCGGCTGTGATACCCATCGACATTGATGAGGATGTGAATAGTTCACTCAATACGCTGCTGGACACGCGTCAGGACTCCGAGGACTCGCAG GCATCGGATCGAGATCGGATTGTGTGGACCTATAATGCACCACTGCAGCcgcatcagctgcagcagatccaacagcagcagcagcaacaacagcttcatcagcaacagcagcaacaaatactattgcagcagcaacaacagcaacagcagcaacaacaacaacaacagcagcagcagcaattctACG GCGGCATGGTACTTAGCGATCCCAGTGACTCGGACTCCACCATACTCGTCTCGGATGGGGCCGCCctgcagcgccagcagctCAAGCAACAGCTGcgtgcccagcagcagcaacagagggacagggacagagatcAGTCGGAGCACAAGGTGGTCATCCAAGTGCGCGGCATGGACAAcaacggcggtggcggtggcagtgcgGCTCGGTCCGAGGACGATGTGGTCACGCTGACGGATGAGCAGCCGCATACAACGATGTCGTCGGGGGCTGGGGCGGGGGCGCAGGGCACGCGAGACGCCTCGCCACCCGTCTCCGATGATGGCAGCGATGTGGAATCACTGCACTCCTACCATTACTCGCCCAAGGCTGTGGACATGCCCTCGGCCATACGCCTGGCTAAAAGACTGTATTCCCTCGATGGTTTCAAGAAGAGCGACGTCTCCCGGCATCTCAGCAAGAA CAACGACTTTAGCAGGGCTGTGGCCGATGAGTATCTAAAGCATTTCACCTTTGAGAAAAAGTCGCTGGACCAGTCGCTGCGCGAGTTCCTGCAACAGTTCTCGCTCTCCGGCGAGACCCAGGAGCGAGAGCGGGTGCTAGTGCACTTCTCGAAACGTTTTCTGGACTGCAATCCGGGTACCTTCAACTCGCAGGATGCGGTGCACACGCTGACCTGTGCCATAATGCTTCTGAACACGGATCTGCATGGGCAGAATATGAATCGTAAAATGAGCTGTGCGGAATTTGTCGACAATCTGGCAGATCTCAACGATGGCGAGAACTTTCCCAAGGATATACTCAAGTTGTTGTATCAGGCCATCAAAACGAAGCCGCTGGAATGGGCGCT AGATGACGATGCGGGTGATCTGCAGCAGCGGGGCAACAATGCACTGGGAAATGTTGGACAGAATCCCTTCCTGGATGCACCCGAACTGGCCACCGCTGTGGAGTACAAGAAGGGCTATGTGATGCGCAAATGCTGCTACGATAGCAGCTACAAAAAGA CTCCCTTCGGCAAACGCTCCTGGAAGATGTTCTACTGCACGCTGCGTGATCTGGTTCTGTATCTGCATAAGGATGAGCATGGTTTTCGCAAGAGTCAA ATGTCCGACAATCTGCACAATGCAATACGCATACATCACGCCCTGGCCACCAAGGCCAATGACTACACCAAGAAGCAACATGTGTTCCGTCTGCAGACATCCGATCAAGCCGAGTATCTCTTCCAGACAAGCGACTCCAAGGAGCTCCACTCGTGGGTCGAGACGATCAATTACGTGTGCGCCGCCATTTCGGCGCCGCCACTCGAGGGCGGCGTGGGCAGCCAGAAGCGATTCCAGCGCCCACTCTTGCCCAGCAAGCAGACAAAACTGATGGTG AAGGAGCAATTGGAGTCGCACGAGGTGCAGCTGGCGCAGCTAGAGCAGGAGCTCAATGAGCACAAGAAGGGGCCGATACCCAGCAAGGGCTTGCCACTGCAGAACtacaaggagaaggagagctATTTGCAATATGAA CTGCGTCGCTACCGCACCTATGTGAGCATACTTAGCGCCAAAATGCTAGCCGATCAGCAGCAATTGGAGCTGCAGGCGCTGCAGCCCACGCAGGCAATCCTTGACGAAGAAGCCGACACATTCCCCGTGGGCAACAGCTGCTCGCCCACCACGCCGCCAAGTATTAACAttcaggagcaacagcagaaggaacagcaacggcagccaCATTCATCGAACAGGTACAGTCAGCAACCACGTGCtagcggcagcagctcctcaTCCTCCGGCGGCAATGTCCAGCAGGACATTGGCTGA
- the Efa6 gene encoding uncharacterized protein Efa6 isoform X6, with protein MTEELKVVLRRSEQHSGFGFSLLGSTGPPHVIYDIVENSPAADCGSVEAGDVILKVNGTDVHRYTTKEVLKCLRLSEQLVTLELKRDPKLKARIKEQLANTQSPHYVDIESPNIYDYSSSHSANSSPNHRPNNSKVSSPAAASGLRFKSPTHLPSLRQNSSTLLASGSTTTTTHTHSRNSSASSTKIKVVETTIQTTSSTITTSAAPTSPTGSDATSPTHRPSRIPQARKCPAPKPVPVLHSPQNKRPRSSQIPTKASNGNGNGNGSAHNSQLPPQLLQHSNSYSGSPVTRPRISTEREPDTEREPEPNSAPPQSAKAPRFEAFMMTGDLILNLSRTPQTSNHLTTQAKKVDSLRDSPIRQANSRMNGALAPRASGESSPTSSSSVDSPTNTSSDSVKREAKLQRKQHPQQQQQHQQQRDSINNSYNRKDSLTNDTLLMCEELERDEEGEYVLEEDSKHQHQRQRQHQQRYRQQQQQQRYEYYQNDDELDEEQEQEVEAEAEEEREEDQTHYDITNIETYQSGMGRGDEDDSDRQCLVEDDDDDDDAYDEEENDAGDEDYSTNSLGSGSTKQRLRALKQRAATRQQQQRNRDAVDCAARMPGYSASGSTSSTTVKSEAAGGMGIPMGVGLGAANTSQDETSFSVPTSPISLSTPLIDKETANSVPTSPEPSSLAPESSSGAAGVVVVRRHHNGHVVRKCDAAGFRTSKSEDHLQQIQREGIAAVIPIDIDEDVNSSLNTLLDTRQDSEDSQASDRDRIVWTYNAPLQPHQLQQIQQQQQQQQLHQQQQQQILLQQQQQQQQQQQQQQQQQQFYGQQSHSNSHSSSISSSPQHSAAGSPASPTSVSSSVMSSSGSKGALGAVGGNGQAADQQQQQLEQREQGGTASLQPPSGMPGLLACPGTGNGAGGGGVGCNNDLSVSEAISNISSPDYQDDDNLLSSRDILGGMVLSDPSDSDSTILVSDGAALQRQQLKQQLRAQQQQQRDRDRDQSEHKVVIQVRGMDNNGGGGGSAARSEDDVVTLTDEQPHTTMSSGAGAGAQGTRDASPPVSDDGSDVESLHSYHYSPKAVDMPSAIRLAKRLYSLDGFKKSDVSRHLSKNNDFSRAVADEYLKHFTFEKKSLDQSLREFLQQFSLSGETQERERVLVHFSKRFLDCNPGTFNSQDAVHTLTCAIMLLNTDLHGQNMNRKMSCAEFVDNLADLNDGENFPKDILKLLYQAIKTKPLEWALDDDAGDLQQRGNNALGNVGQNPFLDAPELATAVEYKKGYVMRKCCYDSSYKKTPFGKRSWKMFYCTLRDLVLYLHKDEHGFRKSQMSDNLHNAIRIHHALATKANDYTKKQHVFRLQTSDQAEYLFQTSDSKELHSWVETINYVCAAISAPPLEGGVGSQKRFQRPLLPSKQTKLMVKEQLESHEVQLAQLEQELNEHKKGPIPSKGLPLQNYKEKESYLQYELRRYRTYVSILSAKMLADQQQLELQALQPTQAILDEEADTFPVGNSCSPTTPPSINIQEQQQKEQQRQPHSSNRYSQQPRASGSSSSSSGGNVQQDIG; from the exons GTTGAAGCCGGGGATGTCATCCTCAAAGTCAATGGAACCGATGTCCATCGCTATACAACGAAGGAGG TTCTCAAATGCCTGCGATTGTCCGAACAGTTGGTGACCTTGGAACTGAAGCGAG ATCCTAAGCTCAAGGCACGAATTAAAGAGCAGCTGGCCAACACACAGAGTCCACACTATGTGGATATTGAATCTCCCAACATCTACGactacagcagcagccacagcgcCAATTCCTCACCCAACCATCGTCCGAACAACAGCAAGGTATCTTCTCCGGCGGCGGCCAGCGGACTGCGCTTCAAGTCGCCCACACACTTGCCATCGCTGCGGCAGAACTCCTCGACGCTGCTGGCCAGTGGATCCACCACTACgaccacccacacacacagccgcaACTCCTCGGCCAGCTCCACAAAGATAAAGGTGGTGGAGACCACCATTCAGACGACATCATCAACCATCACCACAAGTGCAGCGCCAACGTCGCCAACGGGCTCGGACGCCACCTCGCCCACGCACCGACCCTCACGCATTCCACAGGCGCGAAAGTGCCCGGCGCCCAAGCCCGTGCCCGTGCTCCATTCGCCACAAAATAAGCGGCCACGCTCCTCGCAGATACCCACAAAGGCATcgaacggcaacggcaacggtaACGGGAGTGCACACAACTCCCAGCTGCCACCGCAATTGTTGCAGCACTCGAACAGCTACAGCGGCAGTCCCGTGACCCGGCCACGGATCTCCACAGAGCGCGAGCCGGACACAGAGAGGGAACCAGAACCGAATTCGGCACCACCGCAATCGGCGAAGGCGCCACGCTTTGAGGCTTTCATGATGACGGGAGATCTGATCTTGAATCTGTCCAGGACACCACAGACCAGCAATCACCTAACGACCCAGGCCAAGAAG GTTGACAGTCTGCGTGATTCGCCGATTCGTCAGGCCAATTCCCGGATGAATGGCGCCCTAGCGCCCCGAGCTTCGGGAGAATCCTCGCCCACATCCTCTTCCTCGGTGGACTCGCCCACCAACACCAGCTCGGATTCGGTGAAGCGTGAGGCGAAGCTGCAGCGCAAACAAcacccgcagcagcagcagcaacatcagcagcagcgggacaGCATCAACAACAGCTACAACCGTAAGGATTCGCTCACCAACGACACGCTGCTGATGTGCGAGGAGCTGGAGCGCGATGAGGAGGGCGAGTATGTGCTCGAGGAGGACAGcaagcatcagcatcagcgtcaacgccagcaccagcaacgctatcgtcagcagcagcagcagcaacgataCGAGTACTACCAGAACGATGACGAGCTggacgaggagcaggagcaggaggtggaagcagaggcggaggaggagcgcgAGGAGGATCAGACCCACTACGACATCACCAACATAGAGACGTACCAGAGCGGGATGGGGCGCGGCGATGAGGATGACAGCGACCGCCAGTGCCTGGTCGaagacgacgatgacgatgacgatgcctacgacgaggaggagaacgATGCCGGCGACGAGGATTACTCAACCAATTCGCTGGGCTCCGGATCTACGAAGCAGCGACTGCGCGCCCTCAAGCAGCGTGCCGCAAcgcgacaacagcagcagcgcaatCGAGATGCGGTCGATTGTGCTGCCCGCATGCCCGGCTACTCTGCCTCGGGCTCCACCTCGTCCACAACGGTCAAGAGTGAGGCGGCCGGCGGCATGGGCATTCCCATGGGCGTGGGGCTGGGCGCAGCCAATACCTCGCAGGACGAGACCTCCTTCTCAGTGCCAACATCGCCCATTTCGCTGTCGACGCCCCTGATCGACAAGGAGACGGCCAATTCGGTGCCCACCAGCCCGGAGCCGAGCTCTTTGGCTCCCGAGTCGAGTAGTGGGGCTGCTGGTGTCGTTGTTGTGCGACGCCACCACAACGGGCATGTGGTGCGCAAATGCGATGCCGCCGGCTTCCGCACCAGCAAGTCCGAGGATCATCTGCAGCAGATCCAGCGCGAGGGCATTGCGGCTGTGATACCCATCGACATTGATGAGGATGTGAATAGTTCACTCAATACGCTGCTGGACACGCGTCAGGACTCCGAGGACTCGCAG GCATCGGATCGAGATCGGATTGTGTGGACCTATAATGCACCACTGCAGCcgcatcagctgcagcagatccaacagcagcagcagcaacaacagcttcatcagcaacagcagcaacaaatactattgcagcagcaacaacagcaacagcagcaacaacaacaacaacagcagcagcagcaattctACGGTCAGCAATCGCATTCAAATTCACATTCAAGTTCCATTAGTTCGTCGCCGCAGCATTCGGCTGCCGGCAGTCCTGCCTCCCCCACATCGGTATCCTCGTCGGTGATGTCCTCGTCGGGCTCAAAGGGTGCCCTCGGTGCCGTGGGTGGCAATGGTCAGGCAgcggaccagcagcagcagcagctagagCAGCGAGAACAAGGCGGAACAGCCTCCCTGCAGCCGCCCTCCGGCATGCCCGGTCTGCTAGCCTGTCCAGGGACTGGCaatggtgctggtggtggtggtgttggttgTAACAACGATCTGAGCGTCTCAGAGGCCATTTCGAATATATCTAGTCCCGACTACCAAGACGACGATAACTTATTGAGTTCTCGCGATATTCTAGGCGGCATGGTACTTAGCGATCCCAGTGACTCGGACTCCACCATACTCGTCTCGGATGGGGCCGCCctgcagcgccagcagctCAAGCAACAGCTGcgtgcccagcagcagcaacagagggacagggacagagatcAGTCGGAGCACAAGGTGGTCATCCAAGTGCGCGGCATGGACAAcaacggcggtggcggtggcagtgcgGCTCGGTCCGAGGACGATGTGGTCACGCTGACGGATGAGCAGCCGCATACAACGATGTCGTCGGGGGCTGGGGCGGGGGCGCAGGGCACGCGAGACGCCTCGCCACCCGTCTCCGATGATGGCAGCGATGTGGAATCACTGCACTCCTACCATTACTCGCCCAAGGCTGTGGACATGCCCTCGGCCATACGCCTGGCTAAAAGACTGTATTCCCTCGATGGTTTCAAGAAGAGCGACGTCTCCCGGCATCTCAGCAAGAA CAACGACTTTAGCAGGGCTGTGGCCGATGAGTATCTAAAGCATTTCACCTTTGAGAAAAAGTCGCTGGACCAGTCGCTGCGCGAGTTCCTGCAACAGTTCTCGCTCTCCGGCGAGACCCAGGAGCGAGAGCGGGTGCTAGTGCACTTCTCGAAACGTTTTCTGGACTGCAATCCGGGTACCTTCAACTCGCAGGATGCGGTGCACACGCTGACCTGTGCCATAATGCTTCTGAACACGGATCTGCATGGGCAGAATATGAATCGTAAAATGAGCTGTGCGGAATTTGTCGACAATCTGGCAGATCTCAACGATGGCGAGAACTTTCCCAAGGATATACTCAAGTTGTTGTATCAGGCCATCAAAACGAAGCCGCTGGAATGGGCGCT AGATGACGATGCGGGTGATCTGCAGCAGCGGGGCAACAATGCACTGGGAAATGTTGGACAGAATCCCTTCCTGGATGCACCCGAACTGGCCACCGCTGTGGAGTACAAGAAGGGCTATGTGATGCGCAAATGCTGCTACGATAGCAGCTACAAAAAGA CTCCCTTCGGCAAACGCTCCTGGAAGATGTTCTACTGCACGCTGCGTGATCTGGTTCTGTATCTGCATAAGGATGAGCATGGTTTTCGCAAGAGTCAA ATGTCCGACAATCTGCACAATGCAATACGCATACATCACGCCCTGGCCACCAAGGCCAATGACTACACCAAGAAGCAACATGTGTTCCGTCTGCAGACATCCGATCAAGCCGAGTATCTCTTCCAGACAAGCGACTCCAAGGAGCTCCACTCGTGGGTCGAGACGATCAATTACGTGTGCGCCGCCATTTCGGCGCCGCCACTCGAGGGCGGCGTGGGCAGCCAGAAGCGATTCCAGCGCCCACTCTTGCCCAGCAAGCAGACAAAACTGATGGTG AAGGAGCAATTGGAGTCGCACGAGGTGCAGCTGGCGCAGCTAGAGCAGGAGCTCAATGAGCACAAGAAGGGGCCGATACCCAGCAAGGGCTTGCCACTGCAGAACtacaaggagaaggagagctATTTGCAATATGAA CTGCGTCGCTACCGCACCTATGTGAGCATACTTAGCGCCAAAATGCTAGCCGATCAGCAGCAATTGGAGCTGCAGGCGCTGCAGCCCACGCAGGCAATCCTTGACGAAGAAGCCGACACATTCCCCGTGGGCAACAGCTGCTCGCCCACCACGCCGCCAAGTATTAACAttcaggagcaacagcagaaggaacagcaacggcagccaCATTCATCGAACAGGTACAGTCAGCAACCACGTGCtagcggcagcagctcctcaTCCTCCGGCGGCAATGTCCAGCAGGACATTGGCTGA